The Peribacillus simplex genome contains the following window.
CCAAAAACATTCACAACAGAGACAAAACCTTTGCATGACCCCCATTATCTTTTTTTCAATGAAAATATGCCTTTCAGTTAAACTCATTCACAAAAAAATCCCCCATGTCATTATGACATGGGGGGGTTTTTATGATTTATTAGCCTTGAAGTAAAAGTTGTTCTGGATCTTCTAGCATATCTTTGATAGCTACTAAGAAACCAACCGCTTCTTTTCCATCAACGATACGATGATCGTAAGATAATGCAAGGTACATCATTGGTCTGTTTTCGATTTGATCTCCAACAGCGATTGGACGCGTCTTAATTGTATGCATGCCCAAAATCCCAACTTGAGGGGCATTCAAGATTGGTGTAGATAATAGGGAACCGAAAGTCCCTCCGTTTGTGATGGTAAAAGTACCACCAGATAAATCTGAAAGTCCCAGTTTGTTGTTACGCGCTTTAACAGCCAAATCAGAAATGTTCTTTTCGATTTCAGCAAAGCTTTTGCGGTCAGCATCCCTTACCACCGGAACGACAAGACCTTCATCAGTGGATACGGCTACACCGATATCATAAAAGTTCTTTTTCAGGATATGGTCGCCTTTGATTTCTGCATTCAATAACGGATATTTTTTCAATGCGCCAATGACCGCTTTAGTGAAGAATGACATGAAACCAAGTTTAACATCATTTGTTTTCACGAAAGAATCTTTATGGCGGCTACGCAATTCCATGACTGCAGAAAGATCGACTTCGTTAAAAGTAGTAAGCATGGCTGCTTCGGATTGTACTTGAACTAGACGTTTGGCAATGGTTTGACGACGGCGAGTCATCTTAACCACTTCAATGCGATCATCATTCACTTCAACAGGAGCTGCTGCTTGTTTAGCTGCAGGAGCTTGTGTTGGAGCTGCAGAAGATGCAGCAGGTGTCACAGGTGCATTATTTGCTGCTTCTACATCTTGTACACGTACACGACCTAGTGGATCGACTACAGGCACTTGAGTCAAGTCAATTCCTTTTTCACGAGCCAATTTCCTTGCAGCTGGTGAAGCAATGACTTGTTGATTGGATGATG
Protein-coding sequences here:
- the odhB gene encoding 2-oxoglutarate dehydrogenase complex dihydrolipoyllysine-residue succinyltransferase, which gives rise to MAEVKVPELAESISEGSIAQWLKQPGDHVEKGEYVLELETDKVNVEIISDYTGTLSEQLAEEGDTVQVGQAIAIVDENGSAAAAPKAEAPKAEVAKAEPAKAEQAAPVKEAPKAETKEASSNQQVIASPAARKLAREKGIDLTQVPVVDPLGRVRVQDVEAANNAPVTPAASSAAPTQAPAAKQAAAPVEVNDDRIEVVKMTRRRQTIAKRLVQVQSEAAMLTTFNEVDLSAVMELRSRHKDSFVKTNDVKLGFMSFFTKAVIGALKKYPLLNAEIKGDHILKKNFYDIGVAVSTDEGLVVPVVRDADRKSFAEIEKNISDLAVKARNNKLGLSDLSGGTFTITNGGTFGSLLSTPILNAPQVGILGMHTIKTRPIAVGDQIENRPMMYLALSYDHRIVDGKEAVGFLVAIKDMLEDPEQLLLQG